Genomic DNA from Halobaculum sp. MBLA0147:
GTCCGGGCTCGCCGAACACCGTCTCCCGGTCCGCGCCGAGCAACTCGCCGATCTCCGGCCCCCATCCGACGACGCGACTCTCCGCGTCGAGTGCGAACGCAGGCACGTCGAAGCTGTCCAAGACGAGTTCCAGCCCGAACCCGTGGTCGCCCGCCGATCCCGCCGTCACCGCCGTCTCACTCATACCACTACCGAGAGACGGAGCGGCAAAACACCTCGGGGCCGCGTCCCACCACAGGGGACGCAACTCGGCCCCGACGACGTTGCGGCCGAACCGTCGGGCACGACAAGGCTTACGACCGCGGTTCCCCAGCCTCCGTACGTGAGCAGCGTCCCCGAGCGTTCGGAGATCGACGAGGAGTACAAGTGGAGTATCGAGTCTATGTTCGCGGACGACGAGGCGTGGGAGGAGTCCTTCGAGGCGGTCTCGGAGCGGCTCGACGACCTGCGTGCCTACGAGGGCCGGGTCGACGAGAGCGCCGCCACGCTGCGCGAACTGCTGGAGACGCGCGAGGAGATCTCTCGGGAGATCGCCCGGGTCGTCCAGTACGCGCAACTCCGCGCGAACGAGGACACGCGCGATCAGACGTACCAGGCGATGACGGCGAAGGCCCAGTCGCTGGCGACGGAGGCGTCCAGCGCCGCCAGCTACCTCGAACCGGAGCTGCAGGCGCTCGACGACGACACCCTCGCGGCGTTCGTCGACGAGGAGCCCGCTCTCGCCGAGTACGAGCACTACTTCGACGACGTGCGCCGCCAGCGCGAGCACACGCGCTCGGCGGAGATCGAGGAGATTCTCTCGGAGTTGGGGGAGGTGCTCGACGCCGCCAGCGAGACGTACTCGATGCTGACGAACGCGGACATGACGTTCCCCACCGTCGAAGGGCCGGACGGCGACGACGTTGAGATCTCCCAGAGCAACTTCACGTCGCTGCTGCAGAAGCCCGACCGGCAGTTCCGCCAGACCGTCTACGACGAGTTCTACGAGGAGTGGGGCGACGTGCGCAACACCGTCGGCACCACGCTGTCGAAGACGGTGAAGACGCACGTCAAGACGGCCGACATTCGTGGGTACGACTCCGCGCGTGCGGCCGCGCTCGACGGGCCGAACGTCCCCGTCGAGGTGTACGACACGCTGTTGGACTCCGTCCACGACAACGTCGACGCCCTGGGGCGCCACGCGGAACTCAAGCGGCGCGCGCTGGACGTCGACCAGTTGGAGATGTGGGACGTGTACATGTCGATGACGGGCGACGAGAGTCCGGAGGTGCCCTACGAGCGGGCCAAGGAGTTGGTGATCGACGCCGTCGAGCCGCTGGGTGAGGCCTACCAGTCGCGGATGGCCGAGGGGCTGGAGTCGCGGTGGGTCGACGTCTACGAGAACCGTGGGAAGCGGTCGGGCGCGTACTCCGCGGGGACGTACGACACCCAGCCGTTCATCATGATGAACTACCAGGACGACGTCTCCTCGCTGTACACGCTGGCCCACGAGTTGGGTCACTCGATGCACTCGGAGTTGGCCAACGAGAGCCAGCCGTGGCAGTACGCCGACTACGAGATCTTCGTCGCCGAGGTGGCCTCGACGGTCAACGAGACACTGCTGACGCACCACCTGCTGGAGAACGTCGACGACGAGGAACTGCGTGCCCACGCCATCGACCAGTACCTCGAACGGTTCCGGTCGACGCTGTTCCGGCAGACGATGTTCGCGGACTTCGAACAGCGGATCCACGAGCGCGCCGAGCGCGACGAGCCGCTGACGCCGGACACGTTCGACGAGATCTACGGCGACGTGAAGGAGACGTTCTACGCGACGGAGGCCGCGAACGTCGACGACCTGATCCGCCGCGAGTGGATGCGCATCCCGCACTTCTACTACGACTTCTACGTCTACCAGTACGCGACCGGGATCTCGGCGGCCGCCGCCATCGTGGAGTCGATCCGCGAGGACGGGGAGTCCGCCGCGGCCGACTACCGGCGCGCACTCGAAGCCGGCGGGAGCGCGTACCCGCTGGAGGTGCTGGAGATCGCCGGCGTCGACCTCACCTCGCCCGAACCGGTGGAGTCCGCCATCGACGTCTACCGCGAGTTCCTCGACCGGAGCGAGGACCTGCTGGAGCTGTAGCGACCCGGCGGCGAACCCTCTCCGTCCGGTCTCGATCCAGACGACTTCTCGGCGCGACGCCGGGTCTCTCGACACGACGCCGAGGAATTCTCGACGCGACACCGGAGCCTCTCGACACGACGGCGAAGGCCTCTCTACGCCACGCCGACGATCTCTCGACACGACGGCAGAGGCCTCTCTACGCCACGCCGAGAGACGCCTACCGCCGGGCGGCGTCCGTGTCGCCGCGGTAGGTCGCCACCAGCTCGGCGACGGCGTCGAACTCGGCGGCGGGGTACACCGCCTCGTCGTGGGTGCCCACGACGGCGAAGTAGGCGTCGTGAGCCGCGCCGGTGACTTCGACGCGGAAGACGGTGAGCGATCGCTCGTCCGCACCGACGAGTCGGTGTGCCCACCACTCCGTGTCGGTGACCGTCCCGTCCACCGCCGCCGCGACGACCGACCGGGCCGTCGACGCCGTCGGCGTGTCGGTCGCGGAGCCGTCCCTGGCGTGCGCTGCCATGTCAAATGGTACCACGCCCACACTGATAAGCGCGTCCCCTCGGTTCTCGGGAGTGATACCGCCGGTCGACCGGTGTCGCCGAAGTCGGGAGTGCCCGCGCGAGTTCCCGCGACCCAAAGCCACATTACCGGCGGCCCCGAAAGGTCGGCGTACTTCATGTCACGGAGCCCCTCTCTCCCGGAACGCCCTCGTCTGGATCTCGATCCGGAGATGAGCGAACGCGAGCGGTTGAACGCGATGCGGAAACACTTCACACGGATCGTCCAGGTGAACGAGGAACTCGACGAGCGGCTGTCGGACGCCGAGCAGCGGCGGTCGGACCTCCGCGAGGAGGTCGACACGCTCAAGCGGCGCAACGAGGCGCTGAAGACCTCCTCGTTGTACGTCGCGACCGTCGAGGAGCTCGCCGAGGAGGGTGTCGTCATCAAACAGCACGGCAACAACCAGGAGGTGTTGACCGAGGTGTCGCCGAGCCTCGCCGAGGAGTTGGAGGCCGGCGACCGCGTGGCGATCAACGACTCCTTCTCGATCCAGACGACGCTGGACGACGAGACGGACGCCCGCGCACAGGCGATGGAGGTCGACGGGTCGCCGGAGGTCGTCTACGACGACATCGGCGGCATCGACGAGCAGGTCCGCGAGGTCCGCGAGGCCGTCGAGGACCCGCTCGTCAACGCCGATCAGTTCCGCGAGGTGGGTGTCGAACCTCCGAGCGGCGTGCTGTTGCACGGCCCGCCGGGCACCGGGAAGACGATGCTGGCGAAGGCCGTCGCCAACGAGACGGACGCGACGTTCATCAAGATGGCCGGCTCGGAGCTCGTCCGGAAGTTCATCGGGGAGGGCGCACGGCTCGTGCGTGACCTCTTCGAGTTGGCCGCCGAGCGGGAGCCGGCCGTCATCTTCATCGACGAGATCGACGCCGTCGCCGCCAAGCGGACGGACTCGAAGACCTCCGGGGACGCGGAGGTCCAGCGGACGATGATGCAACTGCTCTCGGAGATGGACGGGTTCGAGGACCGCGGCGAGGTGCGGATCATCGCCGCGACGAACCGGTTCGACATGCTCGACGAGGCGATCCTCCGCCCGGGGCGGTTCGACCGCCTCATCGAGGTACCGAAGCCGGGCCAGGAGGGACGCGAACAGATCCTCTCGATCCACACCCGCGACATGAACGTCGCCGACGACGTGGACTTCGCGGAGATCGCCGCCGAGTTGGACGACTACTCCGGTGCGGACATCAACGCCCTGACTACGGAGGCGGGGATGTTCGCCATCCGCGACGACCGCTCGGAGGTGCGGCAGGCGGACTTCGAGGACGCCCGCGAGAAGGTCGAGGACGACGACGAGGGGCCGCTGGCGGACGAACTGCGACCGTACCAGTACTGACGACGCGACACGGGCTGCCGGCACGACACGGACTGTCGACGCGCACTGCCGGCACGACACGGACTGTCGACACGGTACGGGCTCCGACCGACAGTCACTTTCTGTTCTGTCGTCACGTCTCGGTATGGAGATTCACGTCGCGGCGGGTGTCGGCCACGGACCGACGGAGCTGTCGGCGTTCGACGCCGCCCTCGCCGACGCGGGTGTCGGTGACTACAACCTCGTCACCGTCTCCTCGGTCGTCCCGGCCGACGGGACCGTCCGCGTCGTCGACCGCGCCCCCGACCTGGGACCGGCGGGTGGCCGCCTCACGGTCGTCCGAGCGACGACGACCGCCGCGCCGACCGGGACGCTCGACCCCGAGCGACCGGCGGCACCACGCGGCGCGGGTGGGATCACCGAGCGAGTCGTGACGAACGGGGCCGAAGAGCACGACGCGTCGAGCGGCACCGCCGAGACGACGGTCGCCGACACACCGACGCCGACCGAGCCGGACCTCGTCGCCGGCCTCGGGTGGGCGACCGGACCGGGCCCGGGACTGTTCTACGAGGCGACCGGCGACGACCCCGCGGCAGTTCGCGATCGGATCGTCCGCGGCCTCGAGGCCGGCGGCGGGTTGCGCGACTGGGACGTACCGGAGCGGACGGTGACGCTGGCGACCGCGGCCACGGAGCCGGACGCCCACGTCGCAGCCGTCGTCGTGGCGGCGTACGGCGGTGCCGAGCCGATCGCGACCCGCGTCGGCGGTGACGACGACCGCACGCGACAGGTCTGACGACGACCGCACGAGACAGATCTGACGACACGTGTCGCGTCGACGACGATCGGCCACGTCGGGTTCGACGGCACGTGTCGCGGAGACGACACGAACGGTGTCGGAGTCTCGTCAGGGTGTGTGAATCGGTTGCAGGGGACGACGGGTTTATCCACCGGTGAGCCGTACCACGACCGACTCTCGATGAACGGCAACAACCCCTACGCGGGGCCGCCGGGCGTGGTCGACGCCGGGCAGCCGGAGGAAGTGGACCTCACGTCGGACCAGAAAGACACGCTCCGCGAGGCGGTGGCGAACATCGTCACCCGGACGGAGTCGTACCTGCCGGACGGCTACACCGTCGGCTCGGAGTTGAACTACGGCCACGACGGCCCGCAGGCGACCGTCGCCGTCCGACCGCCGGTCGGGCGCGCCGTCTCCGCCGGCTTCTCTCCGAGTATCGACGACCTCGCCGCGGGGCTCGACGACGACGACCGCGAGGAGGTCGCGAAGGGGCTGGCGGCGAGTGCCGCCGTGCAGGTGATGGACGCCGTCGGCGACGACATCGAACCCACCGCGCGGTGAGCCGCGCCCGTCGCGAGCGGCTGTCGTTCGAGTAACCGGTGTGTCGCTTGCCGAACCGCCATCGCTCGGCGAGATACCTCTGTGACGGCGAGCGTCTACCGCCGAGGCGACACGCCGGCGGCCGCCGACGCCCTGAAGACTTACTACCTTCGACCGACCACACGGACGACGATGGCCGACCTGCTGGGTTCGGAGCCGGAGGTCGAGGACACGCCCGCGGGCGACCCCAGAGTGGTCACCGTCGACGGCGAGGCGGCCGACGAGGTGCTGTCGGCGCTGTCGGCCGACACGGCACGACGGATTCTCGCACAACTCCACGAGCGACCCGGCCCCGCGAGTGACCTCGCCGACCGCGTCGACACGACGCTGCAGAACGCCCAACACCACCTCGGGACGCTCCACGACGCGGGGCTGATCGAGGTGGCCGACACGACCTACTCCGAGAAGGGTCGCGAGATGGACGTGTACGCACCCGCGGACCGCGCGCTGGTGGTCGTCGCGGGACGCGAGTCCGAGACGCAGGGGCTGGTCGGCGCGGTGAAGCGGCTGCTCGGTGGGCTCGTCCCCGTCGCGCTCGCGGCCGTCGCCGCCGAAGTCCTGTTGGACGGGCCGTTCGCCCCGTCGTTCGCCGCACAGAGTGGGGGTGCAGACGGCGGCGAGACGGCGGTCACCACCTCCGCCGACGTGGCCAGCGAGACGGTCGCGCGGGGCGCCGCCGATCCGGGCTTGCTCGCGCAACTCGGACAGTCGCCGGGTGCCCTGCTCTTCGCGGGTGGGCTGCTCGCGGTGGTGGCGTCTCTCGCCGTCGTCGCCGTCGCCCGGCGACGCGAGTGACCGGTGACTCGTCGGCGAGACGGGTCACACCGCGGTCGATGCCGACTCGGTCGACTCGGTTCCGTCCTACTCGCGTGACTCAAACGGCCGTTTGAGCGTACACCGACTACTTACGTGGGGGGACAGTACGTGGGAGTACGGTTCCCGAGACGCTTCGGCCCTCCACTCCACACCGTTCGCTTGGGAACCGCGCTCCCCCCTACTCGTGGTTCACTGCCGCGAGCGACCGCCGTGTCGGTCGGAGACCGAGCACGGTACGACGCTCAGTCGTCCGGTCGAATTTCGGTCTCGGCGAACACCTCGCCGTCGACGGTGACGAGCCGACAGACGACACCGGCCCTCTCCGCGGCCGCGTCACCGTCGCCGTCGGCACCGTCGGCACGGGTGTCGTCACCTTCGGCGTCGTCGCCGAGCGGTTCGATCTCGGCGTGCGCCTGCCGGTTCCCGCGTGGTTGCGCGTGGCTGCCGGGGTTACAGAACACGAGGTCGTCGGCAGTCTCCAGCGTCGGTCGGTGGCTGTGACCGAAGACGACGGCGTCGGCGTCGCGTTCGCGGCCGAACAGTGCGAGGCCGGTCCGCCCGCTCCGCGACCGGTGGCGCACGGCGAAGGTGACACCGCCGTAGCTCACCACCCGCGACTCCGGCAGGCGGTCGCGCACGGCCGCGTCGTCGTTGTTGCCGGTGACCCCGTACAGTCGTGACGCGACAGACTCGAAGGCGTCCAACACCGACTCCGTGTAGAAGTCGCCCGCGTGGACGACCGCGTCCGCGCGCTCGACCGCCTCCAGCGTCCGCCCGGCGAGTCTGTGGCCGTCCGTACCGTGTGTGTCGGCGACGACGACGAGCATACACTCGCTCGGGCGGGGACCGAGGTGAAGGTGGTGGTCGGAGCGAGCGGTGTCTCGACCGAGGAGTCGAGAAACCGGGGTGTAGACGGACACGCGGGCGGGACGGCCCACAAGACACACCACGGAGCCACTCGGGCTGGTCGACCGTGAGCGACGAACTGTCTTCGACTGGCCGCCGGTCGACCCGTCGGCAGACACTCGTCGGACTCGCCGGCATCGCAGGGCTCGCGACGACGAGCGGGTGTCTCGGCAGCACCCTGTCGGGGCGGTACGGTACCCCACCGGACGACTGGCCGACGCCGGGAGACAGCGACACCGAGGTCACGCCCGAACTCCCGCCGGGCGACCCCGCTCACGCCGTACAGATCGGCCAGAGCGACGAGCGTGACGGCGAGGACGCAGCCGCACCACACCGCGTGGTCGTCCGGAACGGGAGCGACGAGCCACGACGTGTCGCCGTCCGCGTGACGCGGCGCGACCGCGAACACCCGCTCGGCGAACGACGGCTCCGTCCCGACGAGACGCTGGTCGTCGGCCTGTTCCCGCCCGGCGGCTACGTGGTCTTCCTCCGAGACCTGACCGGGGACCACCGGCTGGCCGTCGGCAGCGCCGACCGGAACTGGTTCGACTGCAACGACAGTTGGACGACGCTGGTCCTCACCGACGGCGGGATCGGTGTCACCGGCGGACGGACGACGGTGGCGTGTGGACCGTTCTGATCGAGCGGCGATCGTCCGTCGGTCGACGGCTACCACACTGTCGGCGACGACTGCGCGCCGCTCGACGAGTACCCGCCGTCCGACGGCCGCGTGAAGCAAGAGTTTTGCCGGGTCGGTGGCGACTCTCGTGGTATGAGTACCACCTACGAGCCGGACGTCGCGGTGGTGGGCGCCGGCACCGTCGGCTGTTACGCGGCCGCGACGGTCGCCGACGCCGGGTTGGACGCCGTCGTCGTCGAGCGAAAACCGGAGTCCGAGGCGGGCCACATCGCCTGCGGCGACGCGCTCAAGGGGGCCGACGAGTTCCCCGAGGCGATCCCGAAGTCCCAGATCGAGTCGGCGTTCACCAACACCGGTGTCGATCACGGCCGCTTCGAGATCCCCTCCGAGGACACCACCCTCGAGATCCCCGTCCCCGGGGAACTCGCCGTCATCGACCGGCTGGAGTACGGCCGCAAGCTGATCGAGGGCGCAGAGCGTGCCGGGGCGACGTTCCACTACGACACCGTCGTCCAGGACGTGTTGCAGGCCGACGACGGCACCGTGACCGGCGTCCGCGGGAAGTCGGACGGCGACGTGGTGACGTACGACGCCGACGTGGTGATCGACGGGGCGGGTGCGCTGTCGATCCTCCAGGACAAGGCAGACCTGCGTGACGCCACCTTCGACACGAACGTCTCCTTCCAGCAGTTCTGTTCGGCCTACCGCGAGATCGTCGAGGTGCCCGAGCCGGTGGAGTACGACGACGCCCTCGTGTTCAAACCGACGGAGCGTGCCGCGGGGTACCTCTGGTACTTCCCGCGGACTGACACGGAGATCAACGCCGGACTCGGCTTCCAGATGACGGAGGAGCCGATGAAGCTCGTCGACGACCTGAAACGCGACCTGCGGGACCGCGCGGAGTTCGCTGGCGCCGAGGTGAAGGACAAACTCGGCGCGGCGCTGCCGACGCGGCGGCCGTACGACTCTGCGGTCGCGCCGGGGTTCCTGGCGGCCGGCGACGCGGCGGGCCACGTCAACCCGACGACCGGCGGCGGGATCGCCGGCGCCGCCTACGCCGCCACCTACGCGGCCGAGCAGGCCGTCACGGCGATCTCGGAGGGAGACGTGAGCGAGGCGAACCTCTGGGCGTACAACGAGCGCGTGATGGACCACTTCGGCGCACGCTACGCCGGCTTGGACGTGTACAACATCCTCTCGACGGCCGTCGACGTGGACGACCTGATGGGACTGCTCGCGGCGCTGCCGGGCGAGAAGCTCGCGGAGGCGCTGTACTCCGGGAAGGCGTCCGTCGGGGCACGGCTGGCGCTGAAGACCGCCTACGAGAGCTACGGCCACTGGAGTCAGATCTGGGAGTTCTACAAGACCAAGCGGGTCGCGGAGGACCTGATCGACCACTA
This window encodes:
- a CDS encoding DUF5811 family protein; translation: MNGNNPYAGPPGVVDAGQPEEVDLTSDQKDTLREAVANIVTRTESYLPDGYTVGSELNYGHDGPQATVAVRPPVGRAVSAGFSPSIDDLAAGLDDDDREEVAKGLAASAAVQVMDAVGDDIEPTAR
- a CDS encoding metallophosphoesterase; the protein is MLVVVADTHGTDGHRLAGRTLEAVERADAVVHAGDFYTESVLDAFESVASRLYGVTGNNDDAAVRDRLPESRVVSYGGVTFAVRHRSRSGRTGLALFGRERDADAVVFGHSHRPTLETADDLVFCNPGSHAQPRGNRQAHAEIEPLGDDAEGDDTRADGADGDGDAAAERAGVVCRLVTVDGEVFAETEIRPDD
- the pepF gene encoding oligoendopeptidase F, with protein sequence MSSVPERSEIDEEYKWSIESMFADDEAWEESFEAVSERLDDLRAYEGRVDESAATLRELLETREEISREIARVVQYAQLRANEDTRDQTYQAMTAKAQSLATEASSAASYLEPELQALDDDTLAAFVDEEPALAEYEHYFDDVRRQREHTRSAEIEEILSELGEVLDAASETYSMLTNADMTFPTVEGPDGDDVEISQSNFTSLLQKPDRQFRQTVYDEFYEEWGDVRNTVGTTLSKTVKTHVKTADIRGYDSARAAALDGPNVPVEVYDTLLDSVHDNVDALGRHAELKRRALDVDQLEMWDVYMSMTGDESPEVPYERAKELVIDAVEPLGEAYQSRMAEGLESRWVDVYENRGKRSGAYSAGTYDTQPFIMMNYQDDVSSLYTLAHELGHSMHSELANESQPWQYADYEIFVAEVASTVNETLLTHHLLENVDDEELRAHAIDQYLERFRSTLFRQTMFADFEQRIHERAERDEPLTPDTFDEIYGDVKETFYATEAANVDDLIRREWMRIPHFYYDFYVYQYATGISAAAAIVESIREDGESAAADYRRALEAGGSAYPLEVLEIAGVDLTSPEPVESAIDVYREFLDRSEDLLEL
- a CDS encoding proteasome-activating nucleotidase; translation: MSRSPSLPERPRLDLDPEMSERERLNAMRKHFTRIVQVNEELDERLSDAEQRRSDLREEVDTLKRRNEALKTSSLYVATVEELAEEGVVIKQHGNNQEVLTEVSPSLAEELEAGDRVAINDSFSIQTTLDDETDARAQAMEVDGSPEVVYDDIGGIDEQVREVREAVEDPLVNADQFREVGVEPPSGVLLHGPPGTGKTMLAKAVANETDATFIKMAGSELVRKFIGEGARLVRDLFELAAEREPAVIFIDEIDAVAAKRTDSKTSGDAEVQRTMMQLLSEMDGFEDRGEVRIIAATNRFDMLDEAILRPGRFDRLIEVPKPGQEGREQILSIHTRDMNVADDVDFAEIAAELDDYSGADINALTTEAGMFAIRDDRSEVRQADFEDAREKVEDDDEGPLADELRPYQY
- a CDS encoding geranylgeranyl reductase family protein; translation: MSTTYEPDVAVVGAGTVGCYAAATVADAGLDAVVVERKPESEAGHIACGDALKGADEFPEAIPKSQIESAFTNTGVDHGRFEIPSEDTTLEIPVPGELAVIDRLEYGRKLIEGAERAGATFHYDTVVQDVLQADDGTVTGVRGKSDGDVVTYDADVVIDGAGALSILQDKADLRDATFDTNVSFQQFCSAYREIVEVPEPVEYDDALVFKPTERAAGYLWYFPRTDTEINAGLGFQMTEEPMKLVDDLKRDLRDRAEFAGAEVKDKLGAALPTRRPYDSAVAPGFLAAGDAAGHVNPTTGGGIAGAAYAATYAAEQAVTAISEGDVSEANLWAYNERVMDHFGARYAGLDVYNILSTAVDVDDLMGLLAALPGEKLAEALYSGKASVGARLALKTAYESYGHWSQIWEFYKTKRVAEDLIDHYGRYPDSPEHFAGWRNTRDALMEDVYDVTGADPKY
- a CDS encoding ArsR/SmtB family transcription factor — protein: MTASVYRRGDTPAAADALKTYYLRPTTRTTMADLLGSEPEVEDTPAGDPRVVTVDGEAADEVLSALSADTARRILAQLHERPGPASDLADRVDTTLQNAQHHLGTLHDAGLIEVADTTYSEKGREMDVYAPADRALVVVAGRESETQGLVGAVKRLLGGLVPVALAAVAAEVLLDGPFAPSFAAQSGGADGGETAVTTSADVASETVARGAADPGLLAQLGQSPGALLFAGGLLAVVASLAVVAVARRRE
- a CDS encoding pyruvoyl-dependent arginine decarboxylase, whose amino-acid sequence is MEIHVAAGVGHGPTELSAFDAALADAGVGDYNLVTVSSVVPADGTVRVVDRAPDLGPAGGRLTVVRATTTAAPTGTLDPERPAAPRGAGGITERVVTNGAEEHDASSGTAETTVADTPTPTEPDLVAGLGWATGPGPGLFYEATGDDPAAVRDRIVRGLEAGGGLRDWDVPERTVTLATAATEPDAHVAAVVVAAYGGAEPIATRVGGDDDRTRQV